From a single Intestinibaculum porci genomic region:
- the rny gene encoding ribonuclease Y — MNGRETTPIAVPLPYVLLVLIIGVLIGLLAYYIFTKIKLSKATEEAKKIVEDAHAKADSIIKEATLDAKTQAYEYKLAGEKEIKKERLELTKFETQLSQREQSIDRRDIALQGKEDILDAKNQQLDKKQAELGKLEDQLKSQISEKVAELEKIAAMSANQAKEELFKQVEVQMENEVTAYIKEQEEEAKAKASLYAKDIIADAINRYSQEEVTERTVNVVSLPSEEMKGRIIGREGRNIRAIENATGAELIIDDTPEVITVSCFNPVRREVARVALEKLIKDGRIQPGRIEEVVEKTKKEIDDIMYKAGEDAIFELGLSKMKKDEIMMIGKLKYRTSYGQNGLQHSLEVAHFAGIMAAELGLNQQLAKRAGLLHDIGKAMDHEMEGSHVELGAKFAKKMGENSVVINAIESHHGDVPATSVISVLVAAADTLSAARPGSRSETIENYIQRLEKLEEISKSFDGVDKVFAIQAGREVRVIVNPEKVDDLKAHKLARDIKDKIENELTYPGHIKVTVVRELRANEIAK; from the coding sequence ATGAACGGTAGAGAAACTACCCCAATTGCTGTCCCATTGCCCTATGTTCTTCTGGTTTTAATTATAGGTGTTTTAATAGGTTTATTAGCTTATTATATTTTTACCAAAATTAAGTTATCAAAGGCTACTGAAGAAGCCAAAAAAATTGTTGAGGATGCGCATGCGAAAGCAGACTCGATTATCAAGGAAGCAACCCTTGATGCCAAAACCCAGGCTTATGAATATAAGCTGGCGGGAGAAAAGGAAATCAAGAAGGAGCGTCTGGAGTTAACGAAGTTTGAAACGCAGCTTTCTCAAAGAGAACAGAGTATCGATCGAAGAGATATCGCTTTACAGGGTAAAGAAGATATCTTAGATGCGAAAAACCAACAATTAGATAAGAAACAAGCGGAACTAGGCAAACTAGAGGATCAGCTCAAAAGTCAAATCAGCGAAAAAGTGGCAGAGCTGGAAAAGATTGCCGCAATGAGTGCCAACCAGGCGAAAGAAGAACTTTTCAAGCAGGTTGAAGTCCAAATGGAAAACGAAGTCACAGCGTATATCAAGGAGCAGGAAGAAGAAGCCAAAGCCAAAGCTTCACTGTATGCGAAAGATATTATCGCTGATGCGATCAATCGTTATTCCCAGGAAGAAGTGACAGAACGAACAGTGAACGTCGTATCACTGCCTAGTGAAGAAATGAAAGGCCGTATCATTGGTCGCGAAGGCCGTAATATTCGTGCAATCGAAAATGCGACTGGCGCGGAACTGATTATTGATGATACGCCAGAAGTGATTACGGTGTCATGTTTTAATCCGGTTCGCCGGGAAGTAGCGCGTGTCGCACTGGAAAAACTGATTAAAGATGGTCGTATTCAGCCAGGGCGTATTGAAGAAGTCGTTGAAAAGACGAAAAAGGAAATCGATGACATCATGTACAAAGCCGGAGAAGATGCGATCTTCGAATTAGGCTTATCAAAGATGAAGAAAGACGAAATCATGATGATCGGGAAGCTGAAATATCGTACCAGCTACGGTCAAAACGGTCTCCAGCATTCTTTAGAAGTTGCACATTTTGCGGGTATTATGGCAGCTGAGTTAGGTTTAAATCAGCAGTTAGCGAAACGGGCTGGCTTATTGCATGATATCGGTAAAGCGATGGATCATGAAATGGAAGGCAGCCATGTTGAATTAGGCGCTAAATTTGCGAAGAAGATGGGTGAAAACAGCGTTGTTATCAATGCTATTGAATCGCACCATGGTGATGTCCCAGCGACTTCTGTAATTTCTGTTTTAGTCGCTGCGGCTGATACACTTTCTGCCGCTCGTCCTGGTTCACGAAGCGAAACGATTGAAAATTACATTCAGCGTTTAGAGAAGCTGGAAGAAATTTCAAAGAGCTTCGATGGGGTGGATAAGGTCTTTGCAATTCAGGCTGGCCGTGAAGTACGTGTCATTGTCAACCCGGAAAAAGTGGATGACTTAAAAGCCCATAAACTGGCTCGTGATATCAAAGATAAGATTGAAAATGAACTCACTTATCCAGGGCATATCAAAGTAACGGTGGTCCGTGAACTGCGGGCAAACGAAATTGCAAAATAA
- the mutS gene encoding DNA mismatch repair protein MutS, whose protein sequence is MAKKKEKYSPMMTKYLELKKDYQDAIVFYRLGDFYEMFFDDAITASKELNLALTGKNAGVKERVPMCGVPFHSATTYIEDLVKKGHKVVIVEQLEDPKQAKGLVERGVVQIVTPGTIMDLKLNEKVNHFIGALGIFDFCYTLAYADISTGEFYCMNLEKDERVLRNQIRTLDLKELVVNDDFADDSLMVTHYDNEHMSDRYKKLFEEVNDLKEIKVAVNLLNYMLETQKRDLDYIQPLAEVRQSDYVTMDPSTKKSLELTKSLSGDKYGSLLWLLDHTHSAMGGRMLKNWIENPLLDQKQIMQRLDMVEIFVNNFIERETIINMIKEVYDLEKLASRIAFGNVNARDLKWIASSLKIIPEIRHQLYALNDPVLNQLAEQLVDLSPITQIIDDAIIDNPPLVIKEGNIIKQGYSAELDEYRDLKANGQKWLTEFEEKEKERTGISKLKIGYNRVFGYYIEITKSQLNMVKDEFQYTRKQSLSNAERFITPELKEMEDKILSAQDRIVSLEYEIFSQVRQYIKGYVHQMQDVAKVVARLDCYTALAALAAKNGYMRPTFNDDHRIDIVDGRHPVVEEVISRQNYIANDCHLDAKANIMLITGPNMGGKSTYMRQVVLTAIMAQIGSFVPAKKANLPIFDQIFTRIGASDDLVSGQSTFMVEMLEANNALRYATENSLIIFDEIGRGTATYDGMALAQGIIEYIAHHIHALTLFSTHYHELTLMNENEGVKNVHASADVSHDTIKFLYKIQAGATGESYGINVAKLAKLPDEVINSANVILQSLLNNSQVSETLHQVKKQTVVVQKESEVEKALAAIDPMQLSPIDALSTLIELKKLLPE, encoded by the coding sequence ATGGCTAAGAAAAAAGAAAAATACTCACCCATGATGACAAAATATCTTGAATTAAAAAAGGATTATCAGGATGCCATTGTCTTTTATCGGTTAGGAGATTTTTATGAAATGTTCTTTGATGATGCGATTACGGCATCAAAAGAGCTTAATCTCGCCTTGACGGGTAAAAATGCGGGAGTCAAGGAGCGCGTGCCTATGTGTGGTGTTCCTTTTCATTCCGCGACGACGTATATTGAAGACTTAGTGAAGAAGGGCCACAAAGTCGTGATCGTGGAACAGTTAGAAGATCCGAAACAGGCGAAAGGCTTAGTTGAACGCGGCGTCGTTCAGATTGTCACGCCAGGGACGATTATGGATTTAAAGCTTAATGAAAAAGTCAATCATTTTATTGGTGCTTTAGGAATCTTTGATTTTTGTTATACATTAGCGTATGCCGATATTTCAACCGGTGAATTTTATTGCATGAATCTTGAAAAAGATGAACGTGTTTTACGCAACCAGATCCGCACCTTAGATCTTAAGGAATTAGTCGTTAATGATGATTTCGCAGATGATTCATTAATGGTTACGCATTATGATAATGAGCATATGAGTGATCGCTATAAGAAACTTTTTGAAGAGGTCAATGATTTAAAAGAAATCAAAGTGGCGGTGAATTTATTGAATTATATGTTAGAGACGCAAAAGCGTGACTTAGACTATATTCAGCCGCTTGCCGAAGTGCGGCAGAGTGACTATGTGACAATGGATCCCTCGACGAAAAAATCATTAGAATTAACAAAGTCTTTAAGCGGTGATAAATATGGTTCTCTGTTATGGTTATTAGATCATACGCATAGTGCCATGGGCGGGCGCATGTTAAAAAACTGGATTGAAAATCCATTACTTGATCAAAAACAGATTATGCAGCGTTTAGATATGGTTGAGATCTTCGTCAATAACTTTATTGAACGAGAAACCATAATCAATATGATCAAAGAAGTGTATGATTTAGAGAAACTCGCCTCCCGGATTGCTTTTGGCAATGTCAATGCGCGTGATCTCAAATGGATTGCCTCATCGTTAAAGATTATTCCTGAGATTCGTCATCAGCTTTATGCGCTTAATGATCCCGTCCTTAATCAGCTCGCTGAGCAGCTTGTTGATTTATCACCGATTACGCAAATTATTGACGATGCCATTATCGATAACCCGCCATTAGTTATTAAGGAAGGGAATATTATTAAACAAGGTTATTCGGCGGAATTAGATGAATATCGTGATCTCAAAGCCAATGGTCAGAAATGGCTGACGGAATTTGAAGAAAAAGAAAAAGAGCGTACGGGTATTTCTAAATTGAAGATTGGTTATAATAGGGTCTTTGGTTACTATATTGAAATTACGAAAAGTCAGCTCAATATGGTTAAAGATGAATTCCAGTATACCCGTAAGCAGTCTCTATCCAACGCTGAACGTTTTATTACTCCCGAGTTAAAGGAGATGGAAGATAAAATTCTTTCAGCTCAGGATCGCATTGTCTCATTAGAATATGAGATTTTCTCACAAGTGCGTCAGTATATTAAGGGTTATGTTCATCAGATGCAGGATGTCGCGAAAGTGGTCGCGCGTTTAGACTGTTATACTGCGTTAGCTGCTTTAGCCGCAAAAAATGGCTATATGCGTCCGACTTTCAATGATGATCATCGTATTGATATCGTCGATGGCCGTCATCCCGTTGTCGAGGAAGTCATTTCTCGCCAGAATTATATTGCCAATGACTGTCATTTAGATGCGAAGGCGAACATTATGTTAATCACCGGTCCTAATATGGGAGGGAAATCCACTTATATGAGACAGGTTGTTTTAACGGCTATTATGGCCCAGATTGGGTCCTTTGTCCCAGCAAAAAAAGCAAATTTGCCAATCTTTGATCAGATCTTTACCCGCATTGGCGCATCGGATGATTTGGTTTCTGGGCAGTCAACTTTCATGGTGGAAATGTTAGAAGCTAATAATGCTTTGCGTTATGCAACTGAAAATTCTCTGATTATCTTTGATGAAATTGGCCGTGGCACAGCCACTTATGATGGGATGGCATTAGCCCAGGGGATTATTGAATACATTGCTCATCATATTCATGCTTTAACGCTTTTTTCAACCCATTATCATGAATTAACCTTAATGAATGAAAATGAAGGGGTAAAAAATGTTCATGCCAGTGCCGATGTTTCCCATGATACGATCAAGTTCCTCTATAAGATTCAAGCTGGAGCAACGGGGGAATCTTATGGGATCAACGTCGCAAAATTAGCGAAGCTGCCAGATGAAGTGATTAATAGCGCTAATGTGATTTTACAGTCATTACTCAATAACTCCCAAGTGAGTGAGACACTCCATCAGGTGAAAAAGCAAACAGTTGTTGTGCAAAAAGAAAGTGAAGTGGAAAAGGCTTTAGCAGCCATTGATCCGATGCAGCTTTCACCAATCGACGCTTTATCAACATTAATTGAACTCAAAAAATTATTACCAGAATAA
- the miaB gene encoding tRNA (N6-isopentenyl adenosine(37)-C2)-methylthiotransferase MiaB translates to MKKDYSEYFKGPSLKDARKRFKEDVHHLDNAFEIPPDMVGIGKGKTYYIKTYGCQANERDSETLAGILEMMGYQPDDDIKDADVVLLNTCAVRENAEEKVFGRIGYLKNVKRQKPDLIFGVCGCMAQEEVVVNRIRQKMPQVDLIFGTHNIHRLPQLLKAAMLEKETVTEVWSKEGDVIENLPSHRAKDKKAWVNIMYGCNKFCTYCIVPYTRGKERSRLMEDVLAEVNDLKDHGYLEVNLLGQNVNSYGKDLDLGYDFATLLAEVAKTGIPRIRFMTSHPWDFSEEMLKVIAQYDNIMPYIHLPAQSGSSEVLKLMGRQYTRESYLALFDKIKEIIPNVAVTTDIIVGFPNETEEQFEETLSLFDHCQYDLAYTFVYSPRAGTPAAKMEDNIPMKEKEERLQRLNEKVNYYAHKANEKYLGTIQKVLVDGPSRKNPDTLAGYTETNKVVNFKGNPDHIGQIVNVKINEIRTWSLDGEEVDE, encoded by the coding sequence ATGAAAAAAGATTATAGTGAATACTTTAAAGGTCCTTCTCTTAAAGATGCCCGTAAACGTTTTAAAGAAGATGTCCACCATCTTGATAATGCGTTTGAAATTCCTCCTGATATGGTCGGGATTGGTAAGGGAAAGACATATTATATTAAAACCTATGGCTGTCAGGCCAATGAACGTGATAGTGAAACCTTAGCCGGTATTCTTGAAATGATGGGTTATCAGCCCGATGATGATATTAAAGATGCCGATGTCGTTTTACTCAATACCTGCGCGGTACGTGAAAACGCTGAAGAAAAAGTCTTTGGCCGGATTGGTTACTTAAAGAATGTGAAAAGACAGAAACCGGATCTGATTTTTGGCGTCTGCGGCTGTATGGCTCAGGAAGAAGTGGTGGTTAACCGCATTCGTCAGAAGATGCCACAGGTCGATTTGATTTTCGGTACGCATAATATTCATCGTCTGCCGCAGCTTTTAAAAGCCGCAATGTTAGAAAAGGAAACTGTTACCGAAGTTTGGTCTAAAGAAGGCGATGTTATTGAAAACTTGCCAAGTCATCGTGCTAAAGATAAAAAGGCCTGGGTCAATATTATGTATGGCTGCAATAAATTCTGCACTTACTGTATTGTTCCTTATACCCGCGGGAAGGAACGTTCTCGTTTAATGGAAGATGTTTTGGCGGAAGTGAATGACTTAAAAGATCATGGCTATCTGGAAGTGAATTTACTTGGTCAGAATGTCAATAGCTATGGTAAGGATTTAGATTTAGGTTATGACTTTGCCACCTTATTAGCGGAAGTAGCGAAGACAGGCATTCCAAGAATTCGTTTTATGACTTCACATCCATGGGATTTCAGTGAAGAAATGTTAAAGGTGATTGCGCAGTATGACAATATTATGCCATACATTCATTTACCAGCGCAGTCAGGCTCTTCAGAAGTCTTAAAGCTGATGGGACGTCAGTATACGCGTGAGTCTTATTTGGCTTTATTTGATAAGATCAAGGAAATTATTCCTAATGTGGCCGTGACGACCGATATCATTGTTGGTTTCCCAAATGAAACGGAAGAGCAGTTTGAAGAAACCTTATCCCTTTTTGATCACTGTCAGTATGACTTAGCTTATACCTTTGTTTATTCGCCAAGAGCCGGCACTCCAGCCGCGAAGATGGAAGACAATATTCCGATGAAAGAAAAGGAAGAACGTCTTCAGCGCTTAAATGAAAAGGTGAATTACTATGCGCATAAGGCTAATGAAAAATATTTAGGGACAATTCAGAAAGTCTTAGTTGATGGTCCGAGCCGTAAGAATCCTGATACCTTAGCTGGTTATACCGAAACCAATAAAGTCGTGAACTTTAAAGGGAACCCTGATCATATCGGCCAGATCGTCAATGTGAAAATCAATGAAATTCGTACCTGGTCATTAGATGGTGAAGAAGTTGACGAGTAA
- a CDS encoding TetR/AcrR family transcriptional regulator, translating into MPKSTEDLLLNGFMDLVTERPLDKITVQDIADYCCVNRNTFYYHYDNIYDLLEKFFDRQTNSALEFLKSGESLKNCIKAIILFAIDHHQAAKHLVNSSNRDLVASYLGHSFSTLLTTYVEEHYDINDENRQKAEFIIAFYRYAFVGIMMDVMTKDPEDTPSEYNENPEYYVDLILDTIEHDITDNILMNVAKPLKDA; encoded by the coding sequence ATGCCGAAATCAACCGAAGATTTATTGCTTAACGGCTTTATGGACCTGGTGACCGAGCGACCGCTCGATAAGATTACGGTTCAGGACATCGCTGATTACTGCTGTGTCAATCGTAATACTTTCTATTATCATTATGATAATATTTACGACTTGTTGGAAAAGTTTTTTGATCGTCAGACCAACTCAGCATTAGAATTTTTGAAAAGCGGGGAAAGTCTGAAAAACTGTATTAAAGCGATTATTTTATTTGCGATTGATCATCATCAGGCCGCTAAGCATTTGGTGAACTCAAGCAATCGTGATTTGGTGGCGAGTTATTTAGGGCATTCTTTTTCTACTTTATTAACGACGTATGTGGAAGAACATTATGACATTAACGATGAAAACCGCCAAAAAGCGGAATTCATTATCGCCTTTTATCGCTATGCTTTTGTCGGTATTATGATGGATGTCATGACCAAAGATCCGGAAGATACGCCGTCAGAGTATAACGAAAATCCTGAATATTATGTCGATTTGATCTTAGATACAATTGAACATGATATTACCGATAACATTTTAATGAATGTAGCGAAACCTCTCAAAGACGCGTAA
- a CDS encoding IS1634 family transposase codes for MKLYYDKRLKDPTYYVQEGIRNGKKTTTRNVKKLGKHSELLMVTDDPVSYCRNVIQKMNEDARSGKREYTLTVDFNQRVTGPDDSRVSRSLSSNIGYFYLQYIYNMLELDGFFRNLQEKSKAKYDFNSVNRFLTFGRILDPHSKYGTYDRLNAYYENPQIEYHHFLRFLDLIAENQEDYLAHLYKKSQNLIKRDMSVVYYDCTNYFFECEQADDDEIDPETGEVTKGLRRYGVSKENRPNPIVEMGLLMDKRGIPISMCLDPGNTSEQETATPLEEQVIKTMGNSKFIYCADAGLGSYNIRKFNSMGGRAFIVTQSVKKLSDALQTAVFNDCDYRNLSDDNPVSIEELKTFKYDKNSELNRARYESTAYKVLNADKEDIFLGYYEMKKCKNGKIRKVKAKGTLKQIVIVTFSRKMMDYQRKVRQRQIDRAKKLISSGDPEKIKKGPNDVRRFIKNKNKTKSAYILDEEQIRKEEQYDGYYAVATNLVLDPVKDILDISHKRYQIEDCFRIMKTTFKARPVYVYNPNRIRAHFLTCFTALLVYRLLECMLDDQGTHVTVEELIETLKNMNVVNEHDVYYSATYTSSYTLKALEQLTELGLDFQYYKPKDLNKILRKISKKFLKRQSHTTKN; via the coding sequence ATGAAGCTCTACTACGACAAGCGTCTTAAGGATCCCACATACTATGTCCAGGAGGGAATCAGAAACGGCAAAAAGACGACCACCCGCAATGTAAAAAAGCTCGGCAAACATTCAGAACTTCTGATGGTCACCGATGATCCGGTATCCTACTGCAGAAATGTAATACAAAAAATGAATGAGGATGCGAGATCCGGAAAGCGGGAATACACACTGACGGTCGACTTCAATCAGCGAGTGACAGGACCCGATGATAGCCGGGTAAGCCGCTCACTGTCATCCAACATCGGATACTTCTATCTTCAGTACATTTATAATATGCTTGAACTGGACGGCTTTTTTAGAAATCTTCAGGAAAAGTCCAAGGCGAAATATGACTTTAATTCTGTTAACAGATTTCTTACCTTTGGCAGAATCCTTGATCCTCACAGCAAGTATGGCACCTACGACCGCCTTAATGCCTACTATGAGAATCCTCAGATTGAGTACCATCATTTTCTCCGCTTTCTCGATTTAATTGCAGAAAACCAGGAGGACTACCTTGCGCATCTTTATAAAAAATCACAGAATCTCATAAAGAGAGACATGTCTGTCGTCTACTATGACTGCACAAATTACTTTTTTGAATGCGAACAGGCTGACGATGATGAGATTGATCCGGAAACGGGCGAAGTTACAAAGGGGCTAAGACGCTACGGCGTCAGCAAGGAAAACAGGCCTAATCCTATCGTTGAAATGGGACTTTTAATGGACAAGAGAGGAATTCCTATTTCTATGTGCCTGGATCCTGGCAATACCAGCGAGCAGGAAACGGCCACCCCGCTGGAGGAGCAGGTCATTAAGACCATGGGTAACAGTAAATTCATATACTGTGCCGATGCCGGTCTGGGTTCATACAATATCCGTAAATTTAATTCAATGGGCGGCCGAGCTTTTATTGTCACGCAGTCAGTCAAGAAGCTGTCTGATGCTCTTCAGACTGCTGTATTCAACGACTGTGACTACAGAAATCTCAGTGATGACAATCCAGTGTCAATTGAGGAGCTAAAAACCTTTAAATATGACAAAAACAGCGAACTGAACAGAGCACGCTATGAATCTACAGCCTATAAAGTTTTAAATGCTGACAAGGAGGACATCTTTCTTGGTTATTATGAAATGAAAAAATGCAAAAATGGTAAGATCAGGAAAGTAAAAGCAAAAGGCACTTTAAAGCAGATCGTCATTGTTACGTTCTCGAGAAAAATGATGGACTATCAGAGAAAAGTTCGTCAGAGACAGATTGACAGAGCTAAAAAGCTCATCTCTTCAGGTGATCCAGAGAAGATCAAGAAGGGACCTAATGACGTAAGAAGGTTTATCAAAAATAAAAATAAGACAAAGTCAGCTTATATTCTAGATGAGGAGCAGATTCGAAAAGAAGAGCAGTATGACGGCTATTATGCAGTAGCGACAAATCTTGTTCTTGATCCGGTCAAGGATATTCTTGACATATCACATAAGAGATACCAGATTGAGGACTGCTTTAGAATAATGAAGACTACCTTCAAAGCTCGTCCTGTCTATGTATATAATCCCAACAGAATTAGAGCGCATTTTTTAACGTGCTTCACCGCCCTGCTAGTATACAGACTGTTAGAATGCATGCTTGATGATCAGGGAACACATGTAACAGTAGAAGAGTTGATAGAAACATTAAAAAACATGAATGTGGTGAATGAGCATGATGTTTATTATAGTGCAACATACACTTCAAGCTATACGCTAAAGGCTCTCGAGCAGCTAACAGAGCTGGGGCTTGACTTTCAGTACTACAAGCCAAAGGACCTGAATAAAATTTTAAGAAAAATTTCAAAAAAATTTTTAAAGAGGCAATCACATACAACAAAAAATTGA
- a CDS encoding TIGR00282 family metallophosphoesterase, whose protein sequence is MNILMIGDVFGKTGRRLLKEVMPTIVKERSIDMVIVNGENVTHGKGLNRNHYNELCEDGVDVITMGNHTYSKKELFDYIDDADRLVVPLNRPRALPGVGSRVVEKQGRKIRVTNLLGLAFMDPKTANPFEVIDDLLENDDSDIHIVDFHAEATAEKRAFAMYVDGRVDAVLGTHTHVATADERLLPKGTAFITDVGMTGPYDSVIGCEAESIIERDLKGIMTPFKVVEDVGQLRGVILHFNKKNQCTGIERVTVDPDHPIKR, encoded by the coding sequence ATGAATATATTAATGATCGGTGATGTCTTTGGCAAGACAGGACGTCGCCTTTTAAAAGAAGTTATGCCGACAATCGTCAAAGAGAGGTCTATTGATATGGTGATTGTCAATGGGGAAAATGTCACCCATGGCAAAGGCCTTAATCGTAATCATTATAATGAGCTCTGTGAGGATGGGGTCGACGTGATAACGATGGGCAACCATACGTATTCGAAAAAAGAATTATTTGATTATATTGACGACGCGGATCGTCTTGTGGTGCCGCTTAATCGACCACGCGCTTTGCCAGGGGTGGGCAGTCGTGTTGTTGAAAAACAGGGACGGAAGATTCGTGTCACGAATTTGCTCGGCCTGGCCTTTATGGATCCGAAGACGGCGAATCCGTTTGAAGTCATCGATGATCTTTTAGAAAATGATGATAGTGATATCCATATTGTCGATTTCCATGCGGAAGCGACAGCAGAAAAGCGTGCTTTTGCGATGTATGTCGATGGTCGCGTCGATGCAGTTTTGGGAACGCATACCCATGTGGCGACAGCTGATGAACGCTTATTGCCTAAAGGCACTGCTTTTATCACTGATGTTGGGATGACCGGTCCTTATGATTCCGTCATTGGCTGTGAAGCGGAATCAATCATTGAACGAGATTTGAAAGGAATTATGACACCTTTTAAAGTTGTGGAAGATGTCGGACAGCTGCGGGGAGTCATTTTACATTTTAATAAGAAAAATCAGTGCACTGGCATTGAAAGAGTGACTGTAGATCCTGATCATCCAATAAAAAGATAG
- a CDS encoding IMP dehydrogenase — translation MAYYYDEPSHTFSEYLLVPGYSSAECIPSNVSLKTPLVKFKKGEEPALSLNIPLVSAVMQAVSDDRMAVALAKEGGVSFIYGSQSIESQAAMVRRVKNYKAGFVTSDSNLSANDTLADVLALKEKTGHSTMAVTEDGTPNGKLIGIVTGRDYRISRMSRDEKVVDFMTPFDRLITAPKDVTLKEANDIIWDHKLNALPIVDENQRLLYFVFRKDYESKKNNPNELLDEKKRYIVGAGINTRDYAERVPALVEAGVDILCIDSSEGYSEWQRMTLAWIREHYGDRVKVGAGNVVDGEGFRFLAEAGADFVKIGIGGGSICITRETKGIGRGQATATIDVAKERDKYFEETGIYVPICSDGGIVYDYHMTLALAMGSDFIMLGRYFSRFDESPTNKVMVNGQYMKEYWGEGSARARNWQRYDLGGDKKLSFVEGVDSYVPYAGSLKDNVALSLSKMKHTMCNCGALTIKELQKKAKITLVSATSIVEGGAHDVLLKDSTPNQNQ, via the coding sequence ATGGCATACTATTATGATGAACCATCTCATACTTTTAGTGAATACTTACTTGTACCAGGATACTCTAGTGCAGAATGTATTCCGTCAAATGTGAGTTTAAAAACACCTTTGGTGAAATTCAAAAAAGGTGAAGAACCAGCATTATCTTTAAACATTCCTCTTGTATCAGCAGTGATGCAGGCTGTATCTGATGACCGTATGGCTGTTGCCCTCGCTAAAGAAGGCGGTGTCTCATTCATTTATGGATCGCAGAGCATTGAATCACAGGCGGCTATGGTAAGACGCGTAAAGAACTATAAAGCCGGTTTTGTAACCAGTGATTCTAACTTAAGTGCAAATGATACCTTAGCGGATGTTTTAGCATTAAAAGAAAAAACCGGTCATTCGACAATGGCTGTTACTGAAGACGGAACTCCTAATGGTAAATTAATTGGGATTGTCACAGGTCGTGATTATCGTATCTCACGTATGTCTCGTGATGAAAAAGTTGTTGATTTTATGACCCCTTTTGATCGGTTAATTACAGCACCTAAAGATGTTACCTTAAAAGAAGCCAATGATATTATCTGGGATCATAAGCTGAACGCTTTACCAATCGTTGATGAAAACCAGAGATTATTATATTTTGTTTTCAGAAAAGACTATGAATCAAAGAAAAATAACCCTAATGAATTATTAGATGAAAAGAAACGTTATATCGTTGGGGCTGGGATCAATACCCGTGACTATGCTGAGCGTGTGCCAGCGTTAGTTGAAGCCGGCGTTGATATCTTATGTATCGACTCATCAGAAGGTTATTCAGAATGGCAGCGTATGACTTTAGCATGGATTCGTGAACATTATGGTGATCGTGTAAAAGTCGGTGCTGGTAACGTTGTTGACGGTGAAGGTTTCCGTTTCTTAGCGGAAGCTGGGGCAGACTTCGTCAAGATCGGGATCGGCGGCGGTTCTATTTGTATCACGCGTGAAACCAAAGGGATTGGCCGTGGTCAGGCGACCGCTACTATTGACGTGGCTAAAGAAAGAGATAAGTATTTTGAAGAAACCGGTATCTATGTTCCAATCTGTTCAGATGGCGGCATCGTTTACGATTATCATATGACATTAGCGTTAGCGATGGGGTCAGATTTCATCATGTTAGGTCGTTATTTCTCACGTTTTGATGAATCACCAACTAATAAAGTTATGGTTAATGGTCAGTATATGAAAGAATACTGGGGCGAAGGTAGTGCCCGTGCTCGTAACTGGCAGCGTTATGACTTAGGCGGCGATAAGAAGTTATCCTTTGTAGAAGGGGTTGACTCTTATGTACCTTATGCCGGCTCTTTAAAAGATAACGTAGCTTTATCATTAAGCAAGATGAAACATACAATGTGTAACTGTGGTGCTTTAACAATTAAAGAATTACAGAAGAAAGCGAAGATTACTTTAGTATCTGCCACTTCAATTGTGGAAGGCGGCGCTCATGACGTCTTATTAAAAGACTCAACACCAAATCAGAATCAATAA
- a CDS encoding YlbF family regulator: MVKKLTSKEAALALNAYLRKEPVIQEYQRYEAALKKHPELAKAEEELKAMQKQLIALKAKDQLDLSLEQDYARLKKQFYENPLVVNYMALKEEVNDLLVNVESLLNEGLNSTD, from the coding sequence ATGGTGAAGAAGTTGACGAGTAAGGAGGCTGCGTTAGCGCTCAATGCCTATTTACGCAAGGAGCCAGTGATTCAGGAATATCAGCGCTATGAAGCAGCGCTTAAAAAACATCCTGAGCTCGCTAAGGCTGAGGAAGAGCTGAAAGCGATGCAGAAGCAGTTAATTGCTTTAAAGGCGAAAGATCAGCTAGATCTTTCGTTAGAACAGGATTATGCGAGATTAAAAAAGCAGTTTTATGAAAATCCTTTAGTGGTCAATTACATGGCTTTAAAAGAAGAAGTCAATGATTTGCTGGTAAATGTCGAAAGTTTACTTAATGAAGGATTAAATAGTACTGATTAG